The Morococcus cerebrosus sequence TCCATCACGTCTGCCGCGCCGCTGGACGAGGAAACGGAGCGCCCGCCGTGTTTGGCAACTTTCGCGCCTGCCGCTGCCGCGACAAACATCGAAGTCGTGGAAATATTGAAGGTTTTTGCACCGTCCCCGCCCGTGCCGACAATATCGACGAGGTCGTCTGAATTTTCCAGTGGCACTTTGGCGGCAAATTCGCGCATGACGGCGGCGGCGGCGGTGATTTCCGATACGGTTTCGACTTTAATCCGCAATCCGGTCAAGATGGCGGCGATTTGTTCGGGCGGCACCTGTCCGCTCATAATCTGGCGCATCAGGTCGGTCATTTCGTCGTAAAACAATTCGTTGTTGCTGATTAATCGTTCGATGGCTTGTTGCGGTGTAATCATGGTTCAATCCTTTTTACGGGTATTTTTACGTCAAACGTCGTCTGAAAATTTTCAGACGACGTTTGGTTTAAGCGACGGACGCTTGGAAGTCTTTAAATTCTTCCAAAAAGTTTTTCAACATATCGTGTCCGTGTTCGGTCAACAGGGCTTCGGGGTGGAACTGCACGCCTTCGACGGCGTATTCCTTGTGCCGCACGCCCATGATTTCCTGATCTTCCGTCCATGCGGTTACTTCCAAGCAATCGGGCAGCGTATCGCGGGCGATGACAAGGCTGTGATAACGCGTGCAGGTGACAGGATCGGGCAAATCTTTAAACATACCTTTGTTCAAATGGAACACGGGCGAAACTTTGCCGTGCATCAGCGTTTTTGCCCGCACCACATCCCCGCCGAACGCTTCGCCTATCGTCTGATGCCCGAGGCACACGCCCATAATCGGCAGCTTGCCGGCGAAATGGCGCATGGCGGCGACGGAAATACCTGCCTCTTTCGGCGAACAAGGACCCGGCCCGATAACGAGATATTGCGGTTTCAAAGCTTCGATTTCTTCAAGCGTAATATCGTCATTGCGGCGGACGACGACTTCCTGACCGAGTTCGGCGAAATATTGGACGATGTTGTAGGTGAAACTGTCATAGTTATCAATAAACAAAAGCATGGGGGTACGGCCTTTTAGGGTTGTTTGACGGCGGCAATGTTTTCGGGCGAATTGATAAACGCCCACATCTGCTCTTCGGTTCGGAAAACGCCGTTACGGACAATATAATGCAGCGGATGCTTAATCAGCGCATCCGCTTTGCGGACAAATACACGCATATTGCTGCTGTTTGCCGCCATTTCCAACACTTTGGCGGCAAAAGCGGGGCGGTGCAGCTTGTCGTGCATCAGCGGATGGCGGGCGATGTATTCGTTCAGAGGCTTGCCGCTGCTGTGGAAATCCGTGTGCAGCGGGTCGAGGAATACAATAAAAAAAGGCATCTTGCCCAAATAATCGTCTGCATCGTTCATAAGCGTTTCGGACGGAATATTTATATCGACATAATAGCACAGTTAACCGCGATACTCGGAAAGCTGCGCCTGCCCCTCCGATTGAAAGGTCGTCTGAAAATAAACGAAACGGTTTTTCAGACGACCTTTTTATTGACATCTTTTTCTCTATCAATACTCAGGCATCATCTCACCTTCACCGCCCATACTGTTTGCCGCATTAACCCGTTCCTGCGCGGCTTTCACTTGATTTTCCAAGCCTTTAATCCGTTCTTGATAGCGGGCGTAGTTTCGCTCATTGCCATAACGAACCTGTTTGCCCTCTTCCAGATTTTTCTGTGCCTGAGCCAATTCGTTTTGCGCCGAAGATGAACCGGGTATTACGCCGGCTGGTGGAGGCGGCATTTGTTCGGAAGGAACGTTTCCTGAAGCAGCGTTTGCTGATGCCGAGTGTGCGGACGGTGCGGCGGAGGTATAAACCGAAGGTCTGCCGATATTGCCCGGTTTGCAGTTTTTGCCGCCGGTCTGCGTATAGGTTTTACGTCCCGATTTGTCGATACACTCAAACACGGGTGATGCCGTCGTAGCGGCGGAAAATGCGAGCAGTAATGTGCTTAAAATCAATTTATTCATTCTTATACCTTTCATCAAATCATCAAAACCATATCCACCATGCCACCAAAGCAATGATCATCACCAAATTCGCAATAATAATCGGCTTCCATTGCCGAGGTGCGTGGCGTAATTCTGCGCCTGAACGTGTGCGGCGGATGTAGAAAAACGGACTGAGCAACATAGATGCGGCACACAACAGAATAATCACGGCGTAATAGATTTTTTCGGTTTCCATTTCCTCCGCCCCCGTTTCAGACGACCTATACAAAATATGCTACAATCGCCGGCGATTATAACACCCTGTTTATCTATATTTATAAAGGTTTTACCAATAATGATTTCTACCAACGGCATTACCATGCAGTTCGGCGCGAAGCCGCTGTTTGAAAACGTATCCGTCAAATTCGGCGAAGGCAACCGCTACGGCTTGATTGGCGCGAACGGTTCGGGCAAATCCACTTTCATGAAAATCCTCGGCGGCGATTTGGAACAGACTGCGGGCGAAGTCGCGATTGAAAACGGCGTACGCTTGGGTAAGCTGCGCCAAGACCAGTTTGCCTACGAAGACATGCGCGTGCTGGACGTGGTGATGATGGGGCATACCGAAATGTGGGCGGCAATGACCGAACGCGACGCGATTTACGCCAACCCCGAAGCCACCGAAGACGATTACATGAAAGCCGCCGAACTGGAAGCCAAGTTCGCCGAATACGACGGCTACACCGCCGAAGCGCGCGCCGCCGAACTGTTGAGCGGCGTGGGCATTTCTGAAGATTTGCACAATGCGACCATGGCGGAAGTCGCCCCTGGCTTCAAGCTGCGCGTATTGCTGGCGCAAGCCCTGTTCTCCAAACCTGATGTTCTCTTGCTTGACGAGCCGACCAACAACTTGGACATCAACACCATCCGCTGGTTGGAGGGCGTGTTGAACCAATACGACTCCACCATGATCATCATCTCGCACGACCGTCACTTTTTGAACGAAGTCTGCACGCACATGGCGGATTTGGACTACAACACCATCACTATCTACCCGGGCAACTACGACGACTACATGCTCGCTTCCGCCCAATCGCGCGAACGCGCCCTGAAGGACAACGCCAAAGCCAAAGAGAAACTGCAAGAGCTGCAAGAGTTCGTCGCCCGCTTCTCCGCCAACAAATCCAAAGCCCGTCAGGCAACCAGCCGTCTGAAACAGGCAGACAAAATCAAAGCCGAGATGGTCGAAGTGAAACCTTCTACCCGCCAAAACCCGTATATCCGCTTTGAAGCCGATGAAAAAGCCAAGCTGCACCGTCAGGCGGTGGAAGTCGAAAACCTGGCCAAACGCTTTGAAACCCAGTTGTTCAAAAACCTGAGCTTCATCCTCGAAGCCGGCCAGCGCCTCGCCATCATCGGCCCCAACGGCGCGGGTAAATCCACCCTGCTGAAACTCCTTGCCGGCGCGTTCAACCCCGAATATTCAGACGGCCTCACCCCCGATGCAGGCACCATCAAATGGGCGGAAAAAGCCAACGTCGGCTATTATCCGCAAGACCATGAAAACGACTTCGACGTCGATATGAACCTGAGCGAATGGATGCGCCAATGGGGCCAAGAAGGCGACGACGAACAGGTCATCCGCGGCACTTTGGGGCGTTTGCTCTTCGGCAGCAACGACGTGGTGAAAAAAGTGCAGGTTCTCTCCGGCGGTGAAAAAGGCCGTATGCTCTACGGCAAACTTCTGCTGTTGAAACCCAATGTACTGATTATGGACGAACCCACCAACCACATGGACATGGAAAGCATCGAATCGCTGAACATGGCGCTGGAGAAATACAACGGCACGCTGATTTTCGTATCGCACGACCGCCAATTCGTCTCCTCGCTCGCCACCCAGATTATCGAGCTGGACGGCAAGGGCGGCTACGAACACTATCTGGGCGATTACGAAAGCTATCTGGAGAAAAAAGGCTTGGCTTAATTACGCCGTTTTAATCAATGTCTGAAACACCAACGTCGTCTGAAAGACTGTATCTTTCAGACGACGTTTATTTTTTAAAATCCGTTTATAAAATGTTTAAACAAGTTGCATCTACTTCGGTTGCCTATGATGGAAATAAGCAGGCATATATAGTGGATTAAATTTAAATCAGGACAAGGCGACGAAGCCGCAGACAGTACAGATAGTACGGCAAGGCGAGGTAACGCCGTACTGGTTTAAAGTTAATCCACTATATCGTGTTACCAAACTTGCGCCGCCATTAATCTTATTGCCAGAAACTAATCCAAGTTTCTGAAGTTTCAGCCATTTCCAATATTTCTAAAATATCGGAGAAATCATAAGCAACAACAAAAGGTCGCCTGAAAACCCAAATCCAAGTTTTCAGACGACCTTTTCATATCAACCGATTATTTAAGCAGCAAAGCGTTTGGCGACTTCGTCCCAGTTGACGATTTCCCAGAAACCTTTCAGGTAGTTGGGGCGGCTGTTGCGGTAGTCGATGTAGTAGGCGTGTTCCCATACGTCGCAGGTCAGCAGCGGAGTGTTTTCAGTGGTCAGCGGAGTTGCCGCGTTGGAAGTGGAAACCAAATCCAATTCGCCGGCAGGGGTTTTCACCAGCCATGCCCAACCGGAACCGAAAGTACCTGCCGCGCAAGCGGAGAATGCTTCTTGGAATTTCTCGAAGCTGCCCCATTTGGCGTCGATGGCGGCGGCCAGTTCGCCGGAAGGTTTGCCTTGACCTTTAGGCGTGAAACCCAGCCAGTAGAAGGTGTGGTTCCAAGTTTGGGCTGCGTTGTTGAACACACCGCCTGAAGATTTTTTCACAATCTCTTCCAAAGGCAGGTTTTCAAATTCGGTACCTTTGATTTGATTGTTCAGATTGGTGATGTAGGTTTGATGGTGTTTGCCGTAGTGGAATTCCAAAGTCTCTTTGCTCAGATGCGGGGACAATGCGTCCAGTTCATAAGGCAGTTGTGGCAGCTTATGTTCCATTTTTAGTGCTCCTAAATTATTTGTATATGATTGTATTTTGGTAGTGTCCGCTGCTCGGGATAAACCGGACAGCATCGCTATTCTACCTGCTTTAAATCAGGGAAACCAATTAAACTTGTGCTGCGCTATAATAGCAGATTCCAATTTCCATTCATTTAGGATTGCCGCCATGAACGATTATCCCGATACGTCGTCTGAAGACCGCGAAGTCAGCGCGTTGTCGCTGCCGCCGCATTCGATGGAGGCGGAGCAATCCGTTTTGGGTGGTCTTTTGCTCGAGAATTCGGCTTGGGACAGAATCGCCGATGTGGTTACCGGTGAAGACTTCTACCGACACGAACACCGCCTGATTTTCCGCGCCATCGCCAATCTGATTAACGAAAGCCGTCCTGCCGACGTGATTACCGTTCAGGAGAGTTTGGAGCGTAACGAAGAACTAGAGGCGGCGGGCGGGTTCAATTATCTGATTACCTTGGCGCAAAACACGCCGTCTGCTGCGAATATCCGCCGCTATGCCGAAATCGTGCGCGAGCGTTCTATCATGCGCCAGCTTGCCGAAGTCGGTACCGAAATTGCCCGTAGTGCCTACAATCCGCAAGGCAGGGATGCGGGGCAGCTTTTGGATGAAGCGGAAAACAAGGTATTCCAAATTGCGGAAAGTACGGCTAAATCCAAACAAGGTTTTCTCGAAATGCCTGCGCTTTTGAAGGAAGTAGTCGAGCGCATCGACATGCTTTATTCACGCGATAATCCGGATGAAGTTACCGGTGTGTCAACAGGGTTTATCGACTTGGATAAAAAAACCTCAGGTCTCCAGCCCGGTGATTTGATTATTGTGGCAGGTCGTCCCTCTATGGGTAAAACTGCCTTTTCCATCAATATCGCGGAACATGTTGCCGTAGAGGGCAAGCTGCCTGTCGCCGTATTTTCGATGGAGATGGGCGGCGCGCAACTGGTG is a genomic window containing:
- a CDS encoding aminodeoxychorismate/anthranilate synthase component II — encoded protein: MLLFIDNYDSFTYNIVQYFAELGQEVVVRRNDDITLEEIEALKPQYLVIGPGPCSPKEAGISVAAMRHFAGKLPIMGVCLGHQTIGEAFGGDVVRAKTLMHGKVSPVFHLNKGMFKDLPDPVTCTRYHSLVIARDTLPDCLEVTAWTEDQEIMGVRHKEYAVEGVQFHPEALLTEHGHDMLKNFLEEFKDFQASVA
- a CDS encoding DUF4124 domain-containing protein; the encoded protein is MNKLILSTLLLAFSAATTASPVFECIDKSGRKTYTQTGGKNCKPGNIGRPSVYTSAAPSAHSASANAASGNVPSEQMPPPPAGVIPGSSSAQNELAQAQKNLEEGKQVRYGNERNYARYQERIKGLENQVKAAQERVNAANSMGGEGEMMPEY
- a CDS encoding ABC-F family ATPase, which produces MISTNGITMQFGAKPLFENVSVKFGEGNRYGLIGANGSGKSTFMKILGGDLEQTAGEVAIENGVRLGKLRQDQFAYEDMRVLDVVMMGHTEMWAAMTERDAIYANPEATEDDYMKAAELEAKFAEYDGYTAEARAAELLSGVGISEDLHNATMAEVAPGFKLRVLLAQALFSKPDVLLLDEPTNNLDINTIRWLEGVLNQYDSTMIIISHDRHFLNEVCTHMADLDYNTITIYPGNYDDYMLASAQSRERALKDNAKAKEKLQELQEFVARFSANKSKARQATSRLKQADKIKAEMVEVKPSTRQNPYIRFEADEKAKLHRQAVEVENLAKRFETQLFKNLSFILEAGQRLAIIGPNGAGKSTLLKLLAGAFNPEYSDGLTPDAGTIKWAEKANVGYYPQDHENDFDVDMNLSEWMRQWGQEGDDEQVIRGTLGRLLFGSNDVVKKVQVLSGGEKGRMLYGKLLLLKPNVLIMDEPTNHMDMESIESLNMALEKYNGTLIFVSHDRQFVSSLATQIIELDGKGGYEHYLGDYESYLEKKGLA
- a CDS encoding superoxide dismutase, yielding MEHKLPQLPYELDALSPHLSKETLEFHYGKHHQTYITNLNNQIKGTEFENLPLEEIVKKSSGGVFNNAAQTWNHTFYWLGFTPKGQGKPSGELAAAIDAKWGSFEKFQEAFSACAAGTFGSGWAWLVKTPAGELDLVSTSNAATPLTTENTPLLTCDVWEHAYYIDYRNSRPNYLKGFWEIVNWDEVAKRFAA
- the dnaB gene encoding replicative DNA helicase, encoding MNDYPDTSSEDREVSALSLPPHSMEAEQSVLGGLLLENSAWDRIADVVTGEDFYRHEHRLIFRAIANLINESRPADVITVQESLERNEELEAAGGFNYLITLAQNTPSAANIRRYAEIVRERSIMRQLAEVGTEIARSAYNPQGRDAGQLLDEAENKVFQIAESTAKSKQGFLEMPALLKEVVERIDMLYSRDNPDEVTGVSTGFIDLDKKTSGLQPGDLIIVAGRPSMGKTAFSINIAEHVAVEGKLPVAVFSMEMGGAQLVMRMLGSVGRLDQSVLKTGRLEDEHWGRLNEAVVKLSDAPMYIDETPGLTALELRARARRLARQFNGKLGLIVIDYLQLMAGSGRSDNRASELGEISRSLKALAKELQVPVIALSQLSRTVEQRTDKRPMMSDLRESGAIEQDADLIMFMYRDEYYNQESPMKGLAECIIGKHRNGPVGKVFLTWIGQFTKFDNAAYIPESALMED